Proteins found in one Polyodon spathula isolate WHYD16114869_AA chromosome 42, ASM1765450v1, whole genome shotgun sequence genomic segment:
- the LOC121305289 gene encoding galanin receptor type 1-like, producing the protein MDLFVPITVIDPVWMNSSSKADDTGSQYLHSANHSLLNDTELHLNSSLLPAFQQLNITSTQLLGTWNADQTWPEGPQVLIVPLIFFLVFVFGVVGNTLVIAVLILNKRGKSGSTTNVLILNLSVADLAFLLLCVPFQATIYSLPQWIFGPLLCKFVHYFVTVTMLVSIFTLAAMSIDRYIAVVHHAKISPGLRSRRNAMWGMGVVWALSLSVAAPVAHHQTYVTGYYAAPNSSFCWYLWEDQAQKQTYTAAILVLGYLLPLILILCCYVQVLNHLHKNIRVMSKKSERSKRKTTQTVLAVVALFSFCWLPHHVVSMWADFGYFPLTEASFALRISAHCLAYANSCFNPFIYAFLSENFRQAYREVIHCPRPRPKRSVGDVSCALVPGRSENTLTTTHSSTNM; encoded by the exons ATGGATTTGTTCGTTCCAATCACAGTGATCGATCCTGTTTGGATGAACAGTTCTTCAAAGGCAGACGATACTGGCAGCCAGTATCTGCATTCTGCAAATCATTCCTTGCTGAATGACACCGAGCTACATTTAAATTCAAGCCTCCTTCCAGCTTTTCAGCAGCTCAACATCACCAGCACTCAGCTTCTGGGGACGTGGAATGCAGATCAGACCTGGCCCGAGGGTCCTCAAGTCCTGATCGTCCCTCTGATATTCTtcttggtgtttgtttttggcGTGGTCGGAAACACTCTGGTCATTGCAGTCCTGATTCTTAACAAAAGAGGCAAGAGCGGCTCCACCACCAACGTCCTGATCCTGAACTTAAGTGTTGCAGACCTGGCTTTCCTCCTGCTCTGCGTCCCATTCCAGGCAACCATATACTCCCTCCCGCAGTGGATCTTCGGGCCGCTGCTTTGCAAGTTCGTTCATTACTTTGTCACCGTCACGATGCTTGTTAGCATCTTCACCCTGGCTGCCATGTCTATTGATCGCTACATTGCAGTTGTGCACCATGCCAAGATCTCCCCCGGGCTTCGCAGCAGGAGGAATGCCATGTGGGGAATGGGGGTAGTCTGGGCTTTGTCGCTATCTGTGGCCGCTCCGGTAGCCCACCATCAGACCTATGTTACTGGATATTACGCAGCTCCTAATAGCTCATTCTGCTGGTATCTGTGGGAAGACCAGGCACAGAAACAGACCTACACAGCTGCCATTCTCGTTCTAGGATACCTGCTGCCATTGATTCTGATATTGTGTTGCTACGTTCAA GTTCTGAATCATCTTCACAAGAACATCCGAGTCATGTCCAAGAAATCGGAGCGCTCAAAACGaaag ACCACCCAGACAGTGCTGGCGGTGGTGGCCCTGTTTTCTTTCTGCTGGCTCCCCCATCACGTGGTCTCTATGTGGGCAGATTTCGGCTATTTCCCCCTGACGGAAGCCTCCTTCGCCCTGCGCATCTCTGCACATTGCCTGGCCTACGCTAACTCCTGCTTCAACCCCTTCATCTACGCCTTCCTGTCTGAGAACTTCCGGCAGGCCTACAGAGAGGTCATCCACTGCCCCAGGCCCAGACCCAAGCGCTCAGTGGGGGATGTGAGCTGCGCCCTGGTCCCTGGGAGATCCGAGAATACCTTGACCACCACACACTCCAGCACTAACATGTGA